CGCAGCACATTCCCGACTGCGAGCACAGGACGAACAGCACTCTAGCTGCTCGGTTGCGTGCGGGTGACGTCCGGCCGACGGCCGCCACAAGCGCCTTCCGCAGCCGCGCCCCGGCATGGTGGAATGGGCCCACGGGTCAGGAAGCGGCCATACCGGAATCCGGACGAACGTCTGCCAGGTGAGTGCTGTGACTTTCCTCCCGAATCCCACCGAACCGCGGGACCTGCCCGGCCGCGTCCACGTCACCATGCCCGCGGAGATCGACTTCTGCAACGCGGAGCAGCTGTTTCCGCTCATCATGTCCGAGGCCCGGGCCCGTGGTGACCGGCTGGAGGTGCTCGTCCTCGACCTCAGCGCGACCTGCTTCATGGACTCCCAGGGCATCCGCCTCCTCAACGACGTACGCCACCGGCTGCGCCCCGGGGCCCGGATGCGTCTGGTGGCCCGGCCGGACGGCGTCGCGAGCCGCGTACTGGAGCTGACCGGCCTGCGCCGGGACGTGCCCGTGTACGACAACCTCGCCGAGGCCATGGCGTCGTAGGCTGCCTGACATGGCACCGAACATCGCTACGAACACCCGCGTCTCCCTCGACGAGTTGCTCGACTTCGTACGACCCCGGCACCACGCGATCCTGCTGACCCGGCGCACCGACGGCGGCCCCCAGGGCTCGCCGCTGACCTGCGGGGTCGACGACTCGGGCCGGATCGTGGTCTCGACGTACCCGGAGCGGGCCAAGACCCGCAACGCCAAGCGGGACCCCCGGGTCAGCCTGATCGTGCTCAGCGACGACTGGGACGGCCCCTGGGTCCAGATCGACGGCACGGCCGAGGTCGTCGACATGCCCGACTCCGTCGAACCGCTCGTGGAGTACTACCGGAACATCGCCGGGGAGCACCCCGACTGGGACGAGTACCGCGCGGCCATGGTCAAGCAGGGCAAGTCGATCATCCGCATCACACCGGAGCGGTGGGGGCCGGTGGCGACCGGCGGGTTCCCGGCGCGGCTGGTCGAGGGGGAGTAGCTCCTCACTCGCGGGCGACCATCGCCTCGATGCCCGCGATCAGCAGTTCCAGCGCGAACTCGAAGTCGCGCTCCAGCATCTCGGCGACCGTGTCGCCGCCCCGCGCCGCCATGATCTCCTGCGACTCCTGGATGACGTCGGCGGCCTGCGGGGCCGCGCTCACCGTGCTCAGGGCCTGCTGGAAGTACTCGTCCACGGTCATGCCGCCGGCCGCGGCCCGGGTGGAGAGATGGCCCTCCAGCGTGCCGTAGCCGTAGACGAACTGGAAGACGGCCGAGATCGTGCTCGTCAGGCGTTTCGCGGGCAGCCCGGTCCTGCGGACGACGCGCTGTACGGCCCTGGAGAAGGCCAGGTTGTTGGGGCCGATGTTGAGGAAGACGCCGACCAGGGCGGATACCCAGGGGTGACGCACCAGCAGCGTCCGGTACTCCCGGGCGAGCGCCCGCACCTGGTCGCGCCAGTCCTCGTCGGCGTCCGGATCGGGCAGCCGCATCTCGCCCATGACCTCGTCCAGGGCGAGTTCGAGGAGGTCGTCCTTGGTGTCGACGTACCAGTAGACGGACATCGCGGTGACGTTCAGCTCACCGGCCAGCCGCCGCATCGAGAACTTGGCCAGCCCCTCGACGTCGAGCAGCCGGACGGTGACCTCGATGATGCGCGCGCGGTCCAGGCCCGAGGGCTGACCACCGCCGCGCCGCCGGTGCGCTTTGCTTTCCAGCCAGACGCTGGTCCGGGCCTTATCGGCTGCCTTCGCCATGGCGCACCTTCCTCGACTTGCTGATGCCGATCATGCTAGGCGCCCCGAAAGGGGCGCGGGGAACTGCGCGATCAGCCACAGCGAACCCGCACCCGCACGACGACCGCACGCCCCGAGCCCCTAGGCGGATTCTGCCCGCTCAGCCCGCCGCAGCAACGCCGCCGCGACCAGCCCACCGGCCAGCACAGCCACCGCCCCCACCAACTGACTGGTCTCCAAACCGGAGGCGAACGCGTCGGAGATACGTGCCTTCTCCTCCGCACCGTCAGCCGCGGCCAGCGCCGCCGGCAGCGACGCCGCCGATACGGCGACCAACGACGCGAACCGCGAGTTGAGCACGGCACCGAGGACCGCCACACCGAGGCCGTTACCGAACTCCGCGAGCGTCCCGTTGATCCCCGCTCCCACACCCGCCTTCTCCGGCGGTATCGCGCTCATGATCGCGTTGGCCATGGCCGGCATGGACAACGCCACACCCGCGCCCATCACGACCAGGCCGAGCAGCATCCCCTCGTACCCGTGCCCGCCGAGCAGCGCGATCGCCGCCAGCCCCGCCGACACCAGGGTCATACCGAGCGCGATGGCCGCAGGCGTGCCGACCTTGAGCACCAGCTTCGCTCCGAGCCCGGTGAAGTTGAGCGCGACCACGGTCAACGCCAGCGGCGCCGTCCGCAGACCGGCGTCCAGCGGCTCGTAGCCGAGCACGAACTGGAGGTGCTGGGTGAGCAGGAACAGCGAGCCCGTCATGCCGAACGCCACGAGGATCGCGCCGGCGACCGCGCCCACGAACTTCTGGTTGCGGAAGAAGTGCATGTCCAGCATGGGGTGCTCGATCCGCAGCTCCCACGTCACGAACAGACCGAGAACGACCAGGCCGACCAGCGCGGAGACCAGCACCTGCCCGGACGTCCAGCCGTGCTCGGGCCCGGTGATGATCGCGTACACCACGGCCGTCATGCCGATGGTCGACAGCACCGCGCCGACCAGGTCCGGCCGGTCGCCCGCCTTGTGCTTGGACTCCGGGACGAGCGCGGCGACCGCGATCAGGCCGAGCACGGCGACCGGGATGTTGATCAGGAAGATCGCGCCCCACCAGAAGTGGTTCAGCATCACTCCGCCGATCAGCGGCCCGGCCGCGAAACCGAGCGAACTGACCGTGGACCACAGCGCGATGGCCTTGACGCGCTCCTTGTCGTCGAAGATCTGCACGACGACGGCGAGGATCGTGGTCATCAGCAGCGCTCCGCCGACGCCCATGCCGGCGCGGGCCGCGATCAGCTGGGCCGGGCTCTGGGACAGGCCGGCCACCAGCGAGCCCACACCGAAGATCGCCAGGCCCGACATCAGCAGCAGCTTGCGCCCGTAGCGGTCGGCGGCGTTGCCCGCGGTGAGCAGCAGGCCGGACTGCACCAGTGAGTAGGCGTTCATCATCCACTGGACGTCGGCGGTCGTCGCGTCCATCTCGCGGGTGAGCGAGGGGATCGCCACGTTCAGGATCGTGTTGTCGAGCAGCACGGTGAGCTGCGCGAGGCAGATGACACCGAGGATCAGCCAGCGCTGGGGGTGGCCGCCGGGCGCCGTCTGCGGCGGGGCCTGTTCCTGTGGGGACGTCGTCATGCTGTACACCGTAGAATAGTTCCCATACGCCGTACAACCGAGTAATCGAGCAACGGGGAAGGGCTGGGGCTCTCGGCCACCGCCCTTCCCCCGTCAGGGGAACTGTCAGCTGCTCGCCTTCTGCGTGAGGTCGTAGAAGGTGGCCGAACCGGCCGTGACCTTCTTGAAGTTGGCCTCGACCCAGGAGGTGATCCGGGAGGACGTGCCGTCGCTGCTGCCGCCCATGCCGCCGCCCGCGCCGGACGCGATGAAGTAGTGGATCTTTCCTTCCTCCACGTACTTCTTGAACTGCGCCAGGGTCGGGGACGGGTCCGTGCCGTTGAAGCCGCCGATGGCCATCACCGGGTCGCCGGTGGACAGCTGGTAACTCGCGGCGTTCTGGGCGCCGATGGCCGCCGCGACCCAGGTGTACTGGTCGGCGTCGGTCTCCAGGAGCTTCTTGGCCTCGGAGCCGACGCTGGCGCCGTTGAGCAGACCGCCCATGCCGCCACCCATGCCGCCCGCACGGCCACCGTCGCCGGTCCGGCCGCCGGGGGTGGTGTTCTGGCCCTGCTGGTTCTGGCCACCGCCCGGGAAACCGCCGCCGGGGAAGCCGTTGCCCTGCCCGCCCTGGGTGTTGCCGTTGCCGTTCTGCTGGTTCTGGCCACCGCCCGGGAAGCCGCCACCGCCGGGGCCGCCACCGCCACCCGGCCCACCGCGACCGCCCGCGACCGCCGGACCCGCCGTGACGATCGAGCCCGTGTGCCCCTCGTTCACCGTGGTGAGCGTGTACGCCGCCGGACCGGCCAGCGCCGCCACGAGACCGAGTCCGGCCGCTCCCAGGGCCAGTCGGCGCCCCAGCCGGCCGGCGAAGATCAGGCCGAGGGCCGCCGTCAGACCGCCGACCAGGACGAGCCACTTCAGCCAGGGCAGGTAGTCGGAGGAGCGGTTGAGCAGGACGTAGCCCCAGGCCGCGGTGGCCGTCATCGCCGCCGCCAGGGTCAGCGACGCCCACGCCTTGTCCCGCTTCTCCCAGAGCAGCGCCGAGCCCATGCCGATCAGCGGCGCGATGTAGGGGGCGAGCGCCACCGTGTAGTACTCGTGGAAGA
The genomic region above belongs to Streptomyces coeruleorubidus and contains:
- a CDS encoding PPOX class F420-dependent oxidoreductase; translation: MAPNIATNTRVSLDELLDFVRPRHHAILLTRRTDGGPQGSPLTCGVDDSGRIVVSTYPERAKTRNAKRDPRVSLIVLSDDWDGPWVQIDGTAEVVDMPDSVEPLVEYYRNIAGEHPDWDEYRAAMVKQGKSIIRITPERWGPVATGGFPARLVEGE
- a CDS encoding MFS transporter; this encodes MTTSPQEQAPPQTAPGGHPQRWLILGVICLAQLTVLLDNTILNVAIPSLTREMDATTADVQWMMNAYSLVQSGLLLTAGNAADRYGRKLLLMSGLAIFGVGSLVAGLSQSPAQLIAARAGMGVGGALLMTTILAVVVQIFDDKERVKAIALWSTVSSLGFAAGPLIGGVMLNHFWWGAIFLINIPVAVLGLIAVAALVPESKHKAGDRPDLVGAVLSTIGMTAVVYAIITGPEHGWTSGQVLVSALVGLVVLGLFVTWELRIEHPMLDMHFFRNQKFVGAVAGAILVAFGMTGSLFLLTQHLQFVLGYEPLDAGLRTAPLALTVVALNFTGLGAKLVLKVGTPAAIALGMTLVSAGLAAIALLGGHGYEGMLLGLVVMGAGVALSMPAMANAIMSAIPPEKAGVGAGINGTLAEFGNGLGVAVLGAVLNSRFASLVAVSAASLPAALAAADGAEEKARISDAFASGLETSQLVGAVAVLAGGLVAAALLRRAERAESA
- a CDS encoding STAS domain-containing protein, with translation MSAVTFLPNPTEPRDLPGRVHVTMPAEIDFCNAEQLFPLIMSEARARGDRLEVLVLDLSATCFMDSQGIRLLNDVRHRLRPGARMRLVARPDGVASRVLELTGLRRDVPVYDNLAEAMAS
- a CDS encoding TetR/AcrR family transcriptional regulator, with protein sequence MAKAADKARTSVWLESKAHRRRGGGQPSGLDRARIIEVTVRLLDVEGLAKFSMRRLAGELNVTAMSVYWYVDTKDDLLELALDEVMGEMRLPDPDADEDWRDQVRALAREYRTLLVRHPWVSALVGVFLNIGPNNLAFSRAVQRVVRRTGLPAKRLTSTISAVFQFVYGYGTLEGHLSTRAAAGGMTVDEYFQQALSTVSAAPQAADVIQESQEIMAARGGDTVAEMLERDFEFALELLIAGIEAMVARE